The Erigeron canadensis isolate Cc75 chromosome 4, C_canadensis_v1, whole genome shotgun sequence genome window below encodes:
- the LOC122596963 gene encoding uncharacterized protein LOC122596963 yields the protein MSLRDRFLEDQAKAFEGKNIKDEALCGMEMRFDKDDEGILYFKGRAWAMGTTLALSTAYHPQTDGQSERTIQTLEDMLRACALDFSGSWDEHLPYAEFTYNNSYHSSIQCAPFKALYGRKYRSPMCWIETGERSLTTIDLVKETTDKVAIIKEKLKAARDLQKSYADQRRKPLEFEVGDKVLLKVSPWKGTVRFDKRGKLCPLLKKCLADDSKVVPLEELRVEDKLQFREEPIEVLDRDEKRLKRSKIPIVKVRWDTKRGPEFTWEREDFIREKYPYLLPEQTQIPGRNSSKGVKM from the exons ATGTCTCTAAGAGATCGTTTCTTAGAagaccaagcaaaggcctttgaaGGGAAGAACATTAAGGATGAAGCATTGTGTGGtatggaaatgaggtttgacaAGGATGATGAAGGTATCTTATACTTCAAGGGAAGAGCTTGG GCAATGGGCACAACATTAGCATTAAGCACGGCTTACCACcctcaaacggatggacaaagtgagcgaACGATACAAACGTTAGAGGATATGTTAAGAGCTTGTGCATTAGATTTTAGTGGAAGTTGGGATGAACACTTGCCATATGCTGAATTTACTTACAATAATAGCTATCACTCTAGCATACAATGTGCACCGTTTaaagctttatatggacgcAAGTATAGATCTCCTATGTGTTGGATAGAGACGGGCGAAAGGAGTCTAACTACCATCGATTTGGTCAAAGAAACAACGGACAAGGTAGCtatcattaaagaaaagctCAAAGCTGCGAGAGATTTGCAAAAGAGTTATGCGGATCAAAGAAGAAAGCCATTAGAATTTGAGGTTGGCGACAAAGTGCTCTTAAAGGTGTCGCCATGGAAAGGAACCGTGAGATTCGATAAAAGAGGAAAGTTGTGTCCTCTTTTAAAG AAATGTTTAGCGGATGATTCAAAAGTAGTCCCACTCGAGGAATTACGAGTGGAAGATAAGCTCCAATTCCGTGAGGAGCCCATAGAGGTTCTTGACCGCGATGAAAAACGCCTTAAGAGAAGCAAGATCCCTATCGTTAAAGTTAGATGGGATACGAAACGCGGACCCGAATTTACgtgggaacgcgaggacttcatacgTGAGAAATATCCGTACTTACTCCCCGAGCAAACTCAAATTCCAGGACGGAATTCTTCTAAGGGGGTAaagatgtaa